cagagactacaacaacacatgctaacctctcaccattaccaataacagaggctacaacaaaacatgctaacctctcaccattaccaataacagaggctacaacaaaacatgctaacctctcaccattaccaataacagaggctacaacaaaacatgctaacttctcaccattaccaataacagaggctacaacaaaacatgctaacctctcaccattaccaataacagagactacaagaaaacatgctaacctctcaccattaccaataacagaggctacaacaaaacatgttaacctctcaccattaccaatatcAGAGTGGGTCTGATCTTTGTGCCTCTCTAACTTTCTCATTCATCATCATTCTCTATTCATTCATTATTattcataatcatggtagcatccacatgaatgtagaagtgttctgatgaccaggtggcgaatcgcatctctgcatgtctggcagacatatcagtgtggatgacggatcaccacctcaagctgaacctcggcaagacggagctgctcttcctcccggggaaggactgcccgttccatgatctcgccatcacggttgacaactccattgtgtcctcctcccagagcgctaagaaccttggcgtgatcctggacaacaccctgtcgttctcaactaacatcaaggcggtggcccgttcctgtaggttcatgctctacaacatccgcagagtacgaccctgcctcacacaggaagcggagcaggtcctaatccaggcacttgtcatctcccgtctggattactgcaactcgctgttggctgggctccctgcctgtgccattaaacccctacaactcatccagaacgccgcagcccgtctggtgttcaaccttctcaagttctctcacgtcaccccgctcctccgctctctccactggcttccagttaagctcgcatccgctacaagaccatggtgcttgcctacggagctgtgaggggaacggcacctcagtacctccaggctctgatcaggccctacacccaaacaagggcactgcgttcatccacctctggcctgctcgcctccctaccactgacgaagtacagttcccgctcagcccagtcaaaactgttcgctgctctggccccccaatggtggaacaaactccctcacgacgccaggacagcggagtcaatcaccaccttccggagacacctgaaaccccacctctttaaggaatacctaggataggataagtaatccttctcacccccccccttaagatttagatgcactattgtaaagtggctgttctactggatgtcataaggtgaatgcaccaatttgtaagtcgctctggataagagcgtctgctaaatgacttaaatgtaatgtaatgtaatgaaacatCTTATATTCTTACTGACAATACAAgtgaagtgactccaaaatgacaggaCATCATTCACCATTCAGTGTCTATTAGGAAAACATCTAAAACACAACCAAGACAAACTGCTAATTAATTCAACAAGTTAGTAgaatcacaagcttgatgtaatcactgCAGGcatggaatatgggaccaaatactaaacgtatgactactttaatacactataagtgaataTAACCGAATAATTACGACTTTTCAAATGGGAGAACTACATACATAAAAGTGCTTTCATATCTGAtaatactgacctcagagtctccagtttacagtggggattccccagtccagcagagagcagctccactcctgaatccttcaggtcattgttactcagatccagctctctcaggtgtgaggggtttgacctcagagctgagaccagagaagcacagccttcctctgtgactccacagcctgacagcctgacaAAGAGATCATCATGACTTCACAAACACACTGTTCATTTAACACCAGTAGTGTAGAAAGACAATGGCAGATGCATTTGGTTTATTCTCTCAAACAACATATAGATTAATCTACCGTTTCCTAGAATTGTATGGTCATATTGTTATACTAATGTGAAAATCAATGAATTTATTCAATATGTTTTTCAAAATAATATATTATACACATATTATAATACATATTTTTCTCTAAACTGAATATTTCTTCCTGATGATTAGTTCTTAAATGTCATTTTATTTACTCACAGAACAGCTCTGGAGGCTTTGACCACTGGCAGCAGCCTCAGAagaccttcctctgatctggagtatttcttcagGTCAAACACATCCAGCTCCTTTTCTGAAGTCAGCAACACAAAGACCAGAGCTGACCACTGTGCAGGTGACAGTTTGGGTTTTGAGAGACTTCCTGATCTCAGGAAGCTTtggatctcctccactagagaatGGTCATTCAGTTCATTCAGACAGTGGAACAGATTGATGCTCCTCTCTGGAGAGAGATCCTCCCCGATCTTCTTCTTGATGTACTTGACTGTCTCTTCATGGCTCTGTGAGCTGCTTCTTGTCTTTGTCAGTAGACCTCGTAAGTGCTTCTGATTGGACTCCAGTGAGAGGCCCAGAAGGAAGCGGAGGAAAAGGTCCAGGTTTCCCGTCTCACTTTGTAAGGCTTTATCCACAGCACTCTTGTAGAAAGTAACTTCAGGCTTGTTGTTTGTTTGCAGTTTGTCCATTAGATTCTCATTGTTGTTGATGAATGAGAGGAACACATATACAGCAGCCAGAAACTCCTGAATGCTCAGATGAACAAAGCAGTACACCTTGTCCTGGTACAGCCCACATTCCTCTTTAAAGATCTGTGTGCACAATCCTGAGTACACTGAGGCTTCATTGACATCAATGCCAGCCTCTTTCAGGTCTTCTTCATAGAAAATCAGATTGCCCTTCACAAGCTGTTGAAAAGCCAGTTTTCCCAGTGACAGAATGCTCTCCTTATTCCAGTGTGGatctgtctcttctttcccaAGATACTTTTCATTCTTCTGTTTGGTATGAAACACCACAAGGTGTGTGTACATCTCAGTCAGAGTCTTGggcatctcttctctcttatgTTCCAGCATGTGTTCAAGGACTGTTGCAGAAATCCAACAGAAGACTGGAATGTGGCACATGATGTGGAGGCTCCTTGATGTCTTTATGTGTGAGATGATTCTGCTGGCCAGGTCCTCATCACTGAATCTCTTCCTGAAGTACTCCTCCTTCTGTGGGTCATTGAACCCTCGTACCTCTGTCACCTGGTCAACACACCCTGAAGGGATCTTATTGGCTGCTGCAGGTCGGGTAGTtatccagaggagagcagagggaagcaTATTTCCCCTGATGAGATTTGTCAGCAGAACATCCACTGAGGTTGACTCTGTGACGTCCCAACAGATCTTGTTCTTCTGGAAGTCTAGGGGCAGTCGGCACTCATCCAGACCATCAAAGATGAACAGAACTTTGTACTTGTCATAGCTGGAGATTCCTGATTGTTTGGTTTCCATTGAGAAGTGATTGAGAAGTTCAATGAAAGTGTGTTTGTCCCCTTTCATCAAATTTAGCTCCCGAAAAGGGAATGAAAATACAAATTGGACATCCTGATTTGCTTTTCCTTCAGCCCAGTCCAGAATGAACTTCTGCACAGAGACTGTTTTTCCAATGCCAGCGACTCCCTTTGTCAGCACAGTTCTGATAGGTTTGTCTTGTCCAGTTAAGGGTTTGAAGATGTCGTTACATTTGATTGCAGTCTCTGGTCTTGCTTGTTTCCTGGTTGTTGTCTCAATCTGTCTCAGCTCATGTTCATTATTGACCTCTCCTGTTCCACCCTCTgtgatgtagagctctgtgtagacCTTATTGAGAAGTGTTGGGTTTCCTTGTTTAGCGATCCCCTCAAATACACATTGAAACTTCTTCTTTAGATTAGATTTGAGTTCACGTTGGCAAATCACAGAAAGCTCATCTGAATCTAGAAATAACACAGAGGATATTCATATTACATCTGTTTTAATAACTATCAATGTTTTCATAATCCAGACtggtgttattattattgttattattattatattattggtaTTATTGATGGTATTATtaatattgtctctctctctaaatgaatCAGTACAACACATCCTCCACCCTGCTGCTTCTTGATGAGGTCACTTGGTGTTGTTTTAAGGCtgctactgtcacgccctggtcgaagtattttgtgtttatcttcatgtttgggtcaggccagggtgtggcatggggtttttgtattgtggtgtatttttgtcttggggttttggtatgtattgggattgtagcttgtGGGGTGATCTatcaaagtctatggctgtctggagtggttctcaatcagaggcaggtgtttatcgttgtctctgattgggaaccatatttaggcagccatattctttgagtgttttgtgggtgattgtccttagtgtccttgttcctgtc
This genomic stretch from Oncorhynchus keta strain PuntledgeMale-10-30-2019 unplaced genomic scaffold, Oket_V2 Un_scaffold_9913_pilon_pilon, whole genome shotgun sequence harbors:
- the LOC127929729 gene encoding NACHT, LRR and PYD domains-containing protein 12-like isoform X22, with the protein product MDPPISFREGDFSTEQRPIKQERPASPVPSCVSMKSDWSMDHPIEFREGDFSTEQRNQQERSESEILSGQSSQSHQTDLASIFSLLEEKMMTFVKNELKMFKRILSPELPEGFESQKQDKEVVDAEDEKQESSAREGALKITLHILRKMNQKELADTLEKYSDELSVICQRELKSNLKKKFQCVFEGIAKQGNPTLLNKVYTELYITEGGTGEVNNEHELRQIETTTRKQARPETAIKCNDIFKPLTGQDKPIRTVLTKGVAGIGKTVSVQKFILDWAEGKANQDVQFVFSFPFRELNLMKGDKHTFIELLNHFSMETKQSGISSYDKYKVLFIFDGLDECRLPLDFQKNKICWDVTESTSVDVLLTNLIRGNMLPSALLWITTRPAAANKIPSGCVDQVTEVRGFNDPQKEEYFRKRFSDEDLASRIISHIKTSRSLHIMCHIPVFCWISATVLEHMLEHKREEMPKTLTEMYTHLVVFHTKQKNEKYLGKEETDPHWNKESILSLGKLAFQQLVKGNLIFYEEDLKEAGIDVNEASVYSGLCTQIFKEECGLYQDKVYCFVHLSIQEFLAAVYVFLSFINNNENLMDKLQTNNKPEVTFYKSAVDKALQSETGNLDLFLRFLLGLSLESNQKHLRGLLTKTRSSSQSHEETVKYIKKKIGEDLSPERSINLFHCLNELNDHSLVEEIQSFLRSGSLSKPKLSPAQWSALVFVLLTSEKELDVFDLKKYSRSEEGLLRLLPVVKASRAVLLSGCGVTEEGCASLVSALRSNPSHLRELDLSNNDLKDSGVELLSAGLGNPHCKLETLRLTGCKLRNISCKVLASVLSSNPSHLRELDLSNNDLKDSGVELLSAVLGNPHCKLETLRLTGCKLRNTSCKVLASVLSSNPSHLRELDLSNNDLKDSGVELLSAGLGNPHCKLETLRLSGCLVTEEGCASLVSALESNPSHLRELDLSYNHPGDSGVKLLSAGLEDPHCRLEKLRLSGCLVTEECCASLVSALRSNPSHLRELDLSYNHPGDSGVRLLSAGLEDPHCRLEKLNVDHGGEYTSKTGIRKYVCDLTLDLNTVNRHLSLSEENRKVTWRTEKQPYPDQPERFEVWGQVLCREGLTGRCYWEVEWSGIMGAGIGVTYKGINRRGWCDDSRLGYNDKSWSLFCSDSYSACHNNNLTTINVPSSSSHRVGVYLDWPAGTLSFYRASSDTLTHLITFTSTFTEPLYPAFWVHVDSSVSLKT
- the LOC127929729 gene encoding NACHT, LRR and PYD domains-containing protein 12-like isoform X7, translated to MDPPISFREGDFSTEQRPIKQERPASPVPSCVSMKSDWSMDHPIEFREGDFSTEQRNQQERSESEILSGQSSQSHQTDLASIFSLLEEKMMTFVKNELKMFKRILSPELPEGFESQKQDKEVVDAEDEKQESSAREGALKITLHILRKMNQKELADTLEKYSDELSVICQRELKSNLKKKFQCVFEGIAKQGNPTLLNKVYTELYITEGGTGEVNNEHELRQIETTTRKQARPETAIKCNDIFKPLTGQDKPIRTVLTKGVAGIGKTVSVQKFILDWAEGKANQDVQFVFSFPFRELNLMKGDKHTFIELLNHFSMETKQSGISSYDKYKVLFIFDGLDECRLPLDFQKNKICWDVTESTSVDVLLTNLIRGNMLPSALLWITTRPAAANKIPSGCVDQVTEVRGFNDPQKEEYFRKRFSDEDLASRIISHIKTSRSLHIMCHIPVFCWISATVLEHMLEHKREEMPKTLTEMYTHLVVFHTKQKNEKYLGKEETDPHWNKESILSLGKLAFQQLVKGNLIFYEEDLKEAGIDVNEASVYSGLCTQIFKEECGLYQDKVYCFVHLSIQEFLAAVYVFLSFINNNENLMDKLQTNNKPEVTFYKSAVDKALQSETGNLDLFLRFLLGLSLESNQKHLRGLLTKTRSSSQSHEETVKYIKKKIGEDLSPERSINLFHCLNELNDHSLVEEIQSFLRSGSLSKPKLSPAQWSALVFVLLTSEKELDVFDLKKYSRSEEGLLRLLPVVKASRAVLLSGCGVTEEGCASLVSALRSNPSHLRELDLSNNDLKDSGVELLSAGLGNPHCKLETLRLSGCLVTEEGCTFLASALESNPSHLRELDLSNNDLKGSGVDLLSAGLGNPHCKLETLRLTGCKLRNISCKVLASVLSSNPSHLRELDLSNNDLKDSGVELLSAVLGNPHCKLETLRLTGCKLRNTSCKVLASVLSSNPSHLRELDLSNNDLKDSGVELLSAGLGNPHCKLETLRLSGCLVTEEGCASLVSALESNPSHLRELDLSYNHPGDSGVKLLSAGLEDPHCRLEKLRLSGCLVTEECCASLVSALRSNPSHLRELDLSYNHPGDSGVRLLSAGLEDPHCRLEKLNVDHGGEYTSKTGIRKYVCDLTLDLNTVNRHLSLSEENRKVTWRTEKQPYPDQPERFEVWGQVLCREGLTGRCYWEVEWSGIMGAGIGVTYKGINRRGWCDDSRLGYNDKSWSLFCSDSYSACHNNNLTTINVPSSSSHRVGVYLDWPAGTLSFYRASSDTLTHLITFTSTFTEPLYPAFWVHVDSSVSLKT
- the LOC127929729 gene encoding NACHT, LRR and PYD domains-containing protein 12-like isoform X21, with product MDPPISFREGDFSTEQRPIKQERPASPVPSCVSMKSDWSMDHPIEFREGDFSTEQRNQQERSESEILSGQSSQSHQTDLASIFSLLEEKMMTFVKNELKMFKRILSPELPEGFESQKQDKEVVDAEDEKQESSAREGALKITLHILRKMNQKELADTLEKYSDELSVICQRELKSNLKKKFQCVFEGIAKQGNPTLLNKVYTELYITEGGTGEVNNEHELRQIETTTRKQARPETAIKCNDIFKPLTGQDKPIRTVLTKGVAGIGKTVSVQKFILDWAEGKANQDVQFVFSFPFRELNLMKGDKHTFIELLNHFSMETKQSGISSYDKYKVLFIFDGLDECRLPLDFQKNKICWDVTESTSVDVLLTNLIRGNMLPSALLWITTRPAAANKIPSGCVDQVTEVRGFNDPQKEEYFRKRFSDEDLASRIISHIKTSRSLHIMCHIPVFCWISATVLEHMLEHKREEMPKTLTEMYTHLVVFHTKQKNEKYLGKEETDPHWNKESILSLGKLAFQQLVKGNLIFYEEDLKEAGIDVNEASVYSGLCTQIFKEECGLYQDKVYCFVHLSIQEFLAAVYVFLSFINNNENLMDKLQTNNKPEVTFYKSAVDKALQSETGNLDLFLRFLLGLSLESNQKHLRGLLTKTRSSSQSHEETVKYIKKKIGEDLSPERSINLFHCLNELNDHSLVEEIQSFLRSGSLSKPKLSPAQWSALVFVLLTSEKELDVFDLKKYSRSEEGLLRLLPVVKASRAVLLSGCGVTEEGCASLVSALRSNPSHLRELDLSNNDLKDSGVELLSAGLGNPHCKLETLRLSGCRVTEEGCASLVSVLESNPSHLRELDLSNNDLKDSGVELLSDVLENPHCKLETLRLTGCKLRNTSCKVLASVLSSNPSHLRELDLSNNDLKDSGVELLSAGLGNPHCKLETLRLSGCLVTEEGCASLVSALESNPSHLRELDLSYNHPGDSGVKLLSAGLEDPHCRLEKLRLSGCLVTEECCASLVSALRSNPSHLRELDLSYNHPGDSGVRLLSAGLEDPHCRLEKLNVDHGGEYTSKTGIRKYVCDLTLDLNTVNRHLSLSEENRKVTWRTEKQPYPDQPERFEVWGQVLCREGLTGRCYWEVEWSGIMGAGIGVTYKGINRRGWCDDSRLGYNDKSWSLFCSDSYSACHNNNLTTINVPSSSSHRVGVYLDWPAGTLSFYRASSDTLTHLITFTSTFTEPLYPAFWVHVDSSVSLKT
- the LOC127929729 gene encoding NACHT, LRR and PYD domains-containing protein 12-like isoform X6: MDPPISFREGDFSTEQRPIKQERPASPVPSCVSMKSDWSMDHPIEFREGDFSTEQRNQQERSESEILSGQSSQSHQTDLASIFSLLEEKMMTFVKNELKMFKRILSPELPEGFESQKQDKEVVDAEDEKQESSAREGALKITLHILRKMNQKELADTLEKYSDELSVICQRELKSNLKKKFQCVFEGIAKQGNPTLLNKVYTELYITEGGTGEVNNEHELRQIETTTRKQARPETAIKCNDIFKPLTGQDKPIRTVLTKGVAGIGKTVSVQKFILDWAEGKANQDVQFVFSFPFRELNLMKGDKHTFIELLNHFSMETKQSGISSYDKYKVLFIFDGLDECRLPLDFQKNKICWDVTESTSVDVLLTNLIRGNMLPSALLWITTRPAAANKIPSGCVDQVTEVRGFNDPQKEEYFRKRFSDEDLASRIISHIKTSRSLHIMCHIPVFCWISATVLEHMLEHKREEMPKTLTEMYTHLVVFHTKQKNEKYLGKEETDPHWNKESILSLGKLAFQQLVKGNLIFYEEDLKEAGIDVNEASVYSGLCTQIFKEECGLYQDKVYCFVHLSIQEFLAAVYVFLSFINNNENLMDKLQTNNKPEVTFYKSAVDKALQSETGNLDLFLRFLLGLSLESNQKHLRGLLTKTRSSSQSHEETVKYIKKKIGEDLSPERSINLFHCLNELNDHSLVEEIQSFLRSGSLSKPKLSPAQWSALVFVLLTSEKELDVFDLKKYSRSEEGLLRLLPVVKASRAVLLSGCGVTEEGCASLVSALRSNPSHLRELDLSNNDLKDSGVELLSAGLGNPHCKLETLRLSGCRVTEEGCASLVSVLESNPSHLRELDLSNNDLKDSGVELLSDVLENPHCKLETLRLSGCLVTEEGCTFLASALESNPSHLRELDLSNNDLKGSGVDLLSAGLGNPHCKLETLRLTGCKLRNISCKVLASVLSSNPSHLRELDLSNNDLKDSGVELLSAVLGNPHCKLETLRLTGCKLRNTSCKVLASVLSSNPSHLRELDLSNNDLKDSGVELLSAGLGNPHCKLETLRLSGCLVTEECCASLVSALRSNPSHLRELDLSYNHPGDSGVRLLSAGLEDPHCRLEKLNVDHGGEYTSKTGIRKYVCDLTLDLNTVNRHLSLSEENRKVTWRTEKQPYPDQPERFEVWGQVLCREGLTGRCYWEVEWSGIMGAGIGVTYKGINRRGWCDDSRLGYNDKSWSLFCSDSYSACHNNNLTTINVPSSSSHRVGVYLDWPAGTLSFYRASSDTLTHLITFTSTFTEPLYPAFWVHVDSSVSLKT
- the LOC127929729 gene encoding NLR family CARD domain-containing protein 3-like isoform X29 — encoded protein: MDPPISFREGDFSTEQRPIKQERPASPVPSCVSMKSDWSMDHPIEFREGDFSTEQRNQQERSESEILSGQSSQSHQTDLASIFSLLEEKMMTFVKNELKMFKRILSPELPEGFESQKQDKEVVDAEDEKQESSAREGALKITLHILRKMNQKELADTLEKYSDELSVICQRELKSNLKKKFQCVFEGIAKQGNPTLLNKVYTELYITEGGTGEVNNEHELRQIETTTRKQARPETAIKCNDIFKPLTGQDKPIRTVLTKGVAGIGKTVSVQKFILDWAEGKANQDVQFVFSFPFRELNLMKGDKHTFIELLNHFSMETKQSGISSYDKYKVLFIFDGLDECRLPLDFQKNKICWDVTESTSVDVLLTNLIRGNMLPSALLWITTRPAAANKIPSGCVDQVTEVRGFNDPQKEEYFRKRFSDEDLASRIISHIKTSRSLHIMCHIPVFCWISATVLEHMLEHKREEMPKTLTEMYTHLVVFHTKQKNEKYLGKEETDPHWNKESILSLGKLAFQQLVKGNLIFYEEDLKEAGIDVNEASVYSGLCTQIFKEECGLYQDKVYCFVHLSIQEFLAAVYVFLSFINNNENLMDKLQTNNKPEVTFYKSAVDKALQSETGNLDLFLRFLLGLSLESNQKHLRGLLTKTRSSSQSHEETVKYIKKKIGEDLSPERSINLFHCLNELNDHSLVEEIQSFLRSGSLSKPKLSPAQWSALVFVLLTSEKELDVFDLKKYSRSEEGLLRLLPVVKASRAVLLSGCGVTEEGCASLVSALRSNPSHLRELDLSNNDLKDSGVELLSAGLGNPHCKLETLRLSGCLVTEEGCASLVSALRSNPSHLRELDLSYNHPGDSGVRLLSAGLEDPHCRLEKLNVEHGGENRMKPGLRKYVCDLTLDLNTVNRHLSLSEENRKVTWRTEKQPYPDQPERFEVWGQVLCREGLTGRCYWEVEWSGIMGAGIGVTYKGINRRGWCDDSRLGYNDKSWSLFCSDSYSACHNNNLTTINVPSSSSHRVGVYLDWPAGTLSFYRASSDTLTHLITFTSTFTEPLYPAFWVHVDSSVSLKT
- the LOC127929729 gene encoding NACHT, LRR and PYD domains-containing protein 12-like isoform X25 — protein: MDPPISFREGDFSTEQRPIKQERPASPVPSCVSMKSDWSMDHPIEFREGDFSTEQRNQQERSESEILSGQSSQSHQTDLASIFSLLEEKMMTFVKNELKMFKRILSPELPEGFESQKQDKEVVDAEDEKQESSAREGALKITLHILRKMNQKELADTLEKYSDELSVICQRELKSNLKKKFQCVFEGIAKQGNPTLLNKVYTELYITEGGTGEVNNEHELRQIETTTRKQARPETAIKCNDIFKPLTGQDKPIRTVLTKGVAGIGKTVSVQKFILDWAEGKANQDVQFVFSFPFRELNLMKGDKHTFIELLNHFSMETKQSGISSYDKYKVLFIFDGLDECRLPLDFQKNKICWDVTESTSVDVLLTNLIRGNMLPSALLWITTRPAAANKIPSGCVDQVTEVRGFNDPQKEEYFRKRFSDEDLASRIISHIKTSRSLHIMCHIPVFCWISATVLEHMLEHKREEMPKTLTEMYTHLVVFHTKQKNEKYLGKEETDPHWNKESILSLGKLAFQQLVKGNLIFYEEDLKEAGIDVNEASVYSGLCTQIFKEECGLYQDKVYCFVHLSIQEFLAAVYVFLSFINNNENLMDKLQTNNKPEVTFYKSAVDKALQSETGNLDLFLRFLLGLSLESNQKHLRGLLTKTRSSSQSHEETVKYIKKKIGEDLSPERSINLFHCLNELNDHSLVEEIQSFLRSGSLSKPKLSPAQWSALVFVLLTSEKELDVFDLKKYSRSEEGLLRLLPVVKASRAVLLSGCGVTEEGCASLVSALRSNPSHLRELDLSNNDLKDSGVELLSAGLGNPHCKLETLRLSGCRVTEEGCASLVSVLESNPSHLRELDLSNNDLKDSGVELLSDVLENPHCKLETLRLSGCLVTEEGCTFLASALESNPSHLRELDLSNNDLKGSGVDLLSAGLGNPHCKLETLRLTGCKLRNISCKVLASVLSSNPSHLRELDLSNNDLKDSGVELLSAVLGNPHCKLETLRLTGCKLRNTSCKVLASVLSSNPSHLRELDLSNNDLKDSGVELLSAGLGNPHCKLETLRLSGCLVTEEGCASLVSALESNPSHLRELDLSYNHPGDSGVKLLSAGLEDPHCRLEKLRLSGCLVTEECCASLVSALRSNPSHLRELDLSYNHPGDSGVRLLSAGLEDPHCRLEKLKCL
- the LOC127929729 gene encoding NLR family CARD domain-containing protein 3-like isoform X30 — protein: MDPPISFREGDFSTEQRPIKQERPASPVPSCVSMKSDWSMDHPIEFREGDFSTEQRNQQERSESEILSGQSSQSHQTDLASIFSLLEEKMMTFVKNELKMFKRILSPELPEGFESQKQDKEVVDAEDEKQESSAREGALKITLHILRKMNQKELADTLEKYSDELSVICQRELKSNLKKKFQCVFEGIAKQGNPTLLNKVYTELYITEGGTGEVNNEHELRQIETTTRKQARPETAIKCNDIFKPLTGQDKPIRTVLTKGVAGIGKTVSVQKFILDWAEGKANQDVQFVFSFPFRELNLMKGDKHTFIELLNHFSMETKQSGISSYDKYKVLFIFDGLDECRLPLDFQKNKICWDVTESTSVDVLLTNLIRGNMLPSALLWITTRPAAANKIPSGCVDQVTEVRGFNDPQKEEYFRKRFSDEDLASRIISHIKTSRSLHIMCHIPVFCWISATVLEHMLEHKREEMPKTLTEMYTHLVVFHTKQKNEKYLGKEETDPHWNKESILSLGKLAFQQLVKGNLIFYEEDLKEAGIDVNEASVYSGLCTQIFKEECGLYQDKVYCFVHLSIQEFLAAVYVFLSFINNNENLMDKLQTNNKPEVTFYKSAVDKALQSETGNLDLFLRFLLGLSLESNQKHLRGLLTKTRSSSQSHEETVKYIKKKIGEDLSPERSINLFHCLNELNDHSLVEEIQSFLRSGSLSKPKLSPAQWSALVFVLLTSEKELDVFDLKKYSRSEEGLLRLLPVVKASRAVLLSGCGVTEEGCASLVSALRSNPSHLRELDLSNNDLKDSGVELLSAGLGNPHCKLETLRLSGCLVTEEGCASLVSALRSNPSHLRELDLSYNHPGDSGVRLLSAGLEDPHCRLEKLNVEHGGENRMKPGLRKYVCDLTLDLNTVNRLLSLSEENRKVTCRTEEQPYPDHPERFEDWEQVLCREGLTGRCYWEVEWSGRGAVIGVTYKGISRRGRDEDWCLFCSDNSYSASHNSNHTTIDVRPSSSHRVGVYLDWPAGTLSFYRASSDTLTHLITFTSTFTEPLYPGFRVCFDSSVSLK
- the LOC127929729 gene encoding NACHT, LRR and PYD domains-containing protein 12-like isoform X8, whose protein sequence is MDPPISFREGDFSTEQRPIKQERPASPVPSCVSMKSDWSMDHPIEFREGDFSTEQRNQQERSESEILSGQSSQSHQTDLASIFSLLEEKMMTFVKNELKMFKRILSPELPEGFESQKQDKEVVDAEDEKQESSAREGALKITLHILRKMNQKELADTLEKYSDELSVICQRELKSNLKKKFQCVFEGIAKQGNPTLLNKVYTELYITEGGTGEVNNEHELRQIETTTRKQARPETAIKCNDIFKPLTGQDKPIRTVLTKGVAGIGKTVSVQKFILDWAEGKANQDVQFVFSFPFRELNLMKGDKHTFIELLNHFSMETKQSGISSYDKYKVLFIFDGLDECRLPLDFQKNKICWDVTESTSVDVLLTNLIRGNMLPSALLWITTRPAAANKIPSGCVDQVTEVRGFNDPQKEEYFRKRFSDEDLASRIISHIKTSRSLHIMCHIPVFCWISATVLEHMLEHKREEMPKTLTEMYTHLVVFHTKQKNEKYLGKEETDPHWNKESILSLGKLAFQQLVKGNLIFYEEDLKEAGIDVNEASVYSGLCTQIFKEECGLYQDKVYCFVHLSIQEFLAAVYVFLSFINNNENLMDKLQTNNKPEVTFYKSAVDKALQSETGNLDLFLRFLLGLSLESNQKHLRGLLTKTRSSSQSHEETVKYIKKKIGEDLSPERSINLFHCLNELNDHSLVEEIQSFLRSGSLSKPKLSPAQWSALVFVLLTSEKELDVFDLKKYSRSEEGLLRLLPVVKASRAVLLSGCGVTEEGCASLVSALRSNPSHLRELDLSNNDLKDSGVELLSAGLGNPHCKLETLRLSGCRVTEEGCASLVSVLESNPSHLRELDLSNNDLKDSGVELLSDVLENPHCKLETLRLTGCKLRNISCKVLASVLSSNPSHLRELDLSNNDLKDSGVELLSAVLGNPHCKLETLRLTGCKLRNTSCKVLASVLSSNPSHLRELDLSNNDLKDSGVELLSAGLGNPHCKLETLRLSGCLVTEEGCASLVSALESNPSHLRELDLSYNHPGDSGVKLLSAGLEDPHCRLEKLRLSGCLVTEECCASLVSALRSNPSHLRELDLSYNHPGDSGVRLLSAGLEDPHCRLEKLNVDHGGEYTSKTGIRKYVCDLTLDLNTVNRHLSLSEENRKVTWRTEKQPYPDQPERFEVWGQVLCREGLTGRCYWEVEWSGIMGAGIGVTYKGINRRGWCDDSRLGYNDKSWSLFCSDSYSACHNNNLTTINVPSSSSHRVGVYLDWPAGTLSFYRASSDTLTHLITFTSTFTEPLYPAFWVHVDSSVSLKT